The Oncorhynchus tshawytscha isolate Ot180627B linkage group LG08, Otsh_v2.0, whole genome shotgun sequence genome window below encodes:
- the mbnl3 gene encoding muscleblind-like protein 3 isoform X8, producing the protein MAVNMGSMAMGRDTKWLTLEVCREFQRGTCSRSDAECKFAHPARSCHVDNGRVIACFDSLKGRCTRDNCKYLHPPPHLKTQLEINGRNNLIQQKTAAAMLAQQMQFMLPGAQLQPIVNSPHYTTTFPMTPSMSSLATSPSMAFSPYLSHMGPGMGLMPELLHQAPLLVPGSPTGLQVMGNSSSQQKHMRTDKLEVCREFQRGNCTRGEGDCRYAHPMEAAMVDGSENSVIVCMDYIKGRCSRDKCKYFHPPAHLQARIKAAQHQASQTANAMAALAKGKQY; encoded by the exons ATGGCAGTCAATATGGGAAGTATGGCCATGGGCCGGGACACTAAGTGGTTGACCCTAGAGGTGTGTCGAGAGTTTCAGAGGGGTACCTGCTCCCGCTCGGACGCTGAGTGTAAGTTCGCCCacccagccaggagctgccacgTGGACAATGGCAGAGTCATCGCCTGCTTCGACTCACTCAAG ggACGCTGCACGCGTGACAACTGTAAGTACCtgcacccccctccccacctcaaGACCCAGCTGGAGATCAACGGGAGAAACAACCTGATCCAGCAGAAGACAGCAGCGGCCATGTTGGCCCAACAGATGCAGTTCATGCTGCCAGGAGCCCAGTTGCAGCCCATAGTGAATAGCCCACACTACACA acTACGTTCCCTATGACTCCCAGTATGTCGTCCCTGGCCACCAGTCCCAGTATGGCGTTCAGCCCGTATCTGAGCCACATGGGTCCAGGGATGGGCCTGATGCCTGAGCTGCTACACCAGGCCCCCCTGCTGGTCCCAGGGAGCCCCACCGGCCTCCAGGTCATGGGCAACAGCAGCTCCCAGCAGAAACACATGCGGACAGACAAGCTGGAG GTATGTCGTGAGTTCCAGAGGGGTAACTGCACGCGGGGCGAGGGCGACTGCCGCTATGCCCACCCTATGGAGGCAGCCATGGTGGACGGCAGTGAAAACTCAGTCATCGTCTGTATGGACTACATCAAGGGCCGCTGCTCCAGGGACAAATGCAAGTACTTCCACCCCCCTGCCCACCTGCAGGCAAGGATTAAGGCCGCCCAGCACCAGGCCAGCCAAACAGCCAATGCCATG GCAGCGCTAGCTAAAGGCAAGCaatactga
- the mbnl3 gene encoding muscleblind-like protein 3 isoform X7 has product MAVNMGSMAMGRDTKWLTLEVCREFQRGTCSRSDAECKFAHPARSCHVDNGRVIACFDSLKGRCTRDNCKYLHPPPHLKTQLEINGRNNLIQQKTAAAMLAQQMQFMLPGAQLQPIVNSPHYTTTFPMTPSMSSLATSPSMAFSPYLSHMGPGMGLMPELLHQAPLLVPGSPTGLQVMGNSSSQQKHMRTDKLEVCREFQRGNCTRGEGDCRYAHPMEAAMVDGSENSVIVCMDYIKGRCSRDKCKYFHPPAHLQARIKAAQHQASQTANAMALPHGAMQQLPKRPTLEKSNGGGAVFNPSMFHYQQALANMQLQQPAFIHPVPMMHGATTSTVSSASTPVTNVPFAESASSNQ; this is encoded by the exons ATGGCAGTCAATATGGGAAGTATGGCCATGGGCCGGGACACTAAGTGGTTGACCCTAGAGGTGTGTCGAGAGTTTCAGAGGGGTACCTGCTCCCGCTCGGACGCTGAGTGTAAGTTCGCCCacccagccaggagctgccacgTGGACAATGGCAGAGTCATCGCCTGCTTCGACTCACTCAAG ggACGCTGCACGCGTGACAACTGTAAGTACCtgcacccccctccccacctcaaGACCCAGCTGGAGATCAACGGGAGAAACAACCTGATCCAGCAGAAGACAGCAGCGGCCATGTTGGCCCAACAGATGCAGTTCATGCTGCCAGGAGCCCAGTTGCAGCCCATAGTGAATAGCCCACACTACACA acTACGTTCCCTATGACTCCCAGTATGTCGTCCCTGGCCACCAGTCCCAGTATGGCGTTCAGCCCGTATCTGAGCCACATGGGTCCAGGGATGGGCCTGATGCCTGAGCTGCTACACCAGGCCCCCCTGCTGGTCCCAGGGAGCCCCACCGGCCTCCAGGTCATGGGCAACAGCAGCTCCCAGCAGAAACACATGCGGACAGACAAGCTGGAG GTATGTCGTGAGTTCCAGAGGGGTAACTGCACGCGGGGCGAGGGCGACTGCCGCTATGCCCACCCTATGGAGGCAGCCATGGTGGACGGCAGTGAAAACTCAGTCATCGTCTGTATGGACTACATCAAGGGCCGCTGCTCCAGGGACAAATGCAAGTACTTCCACCCCCCTGCCCACCTGCAGGCAAGGATTAAGGCCGCCCAGCACCAGGCCAGCCAAACAGCCAATGCCATG GCCCTGCCCCATGGGGCAATGCAACAGCTACCAAAGAGGCCCACCTTAGAGAAGAGTAACGGGGGTGGTGCTGTGTTCAACCCCAGCATGTTCCACTATCAGCAGGCCCTGGCTAACATGCAGCTGCAGCAGCCAGCCTTTATCCACCCTG